One Enterobacteriaceae endosymbiont of Donacia tomentosa genomic window, GCAGCCGCGGTAATACGGAGGGTGCGAGCGTTAATCGGAATTACTGGGCGTAAAGAGCACGTAGGCTGTTAATTAAGTCAGATGTGAAAGCCCTAAGCTTAACTTAGGAATTGCATTTGAAACTAATTAGCTTGAGTTTTGTAGAGGAGAGTAGAATTCCAGGTGTAGCGGTGAAATGCGTAGATATCTGGAGGAATACCAGTGGCGAAGGCGACTCTCTGGACAAATACTGACGCTCAGGTGCGAAAGCATGGGGAGCAAACAGGATTAGATACCCTGGTAGTCCATGCTGTAAACGATGTCGACTTGGAGGTTGTAAGCTTGACTTGTAACTTCCGTAGCTAACGCGTTAAGTCGACCGCCTGGGGAGTACGACCGCAAGGTTAAAACTCAAATGAATTGACGGGGGCCCGCACAAGCGGTGGAGCATGTGGTTTAATTCGATGCAACGCGAAAAACCTTACCTGGTCTTGACATCCATGGAATTTAATAGAGATATTTTAGTGCCTTCGGGAACCATGAGACAGGTGCTGCATGGCTGTCGTCAGCTCGTGTTGTGAAATGTTGGGTTAAGTCCCGCAACGAGCGCAACCCTTGTCCTTTGTTGCCATCAGTTCGGCTGGGAACTCAAAGGAAACTGCCGGTGATAAACCGGAGGAAGGTGAGGACGACGTCAAGTCATCATGGCCCTTACGACCAGGGCTACACACGTGCTACAATGGTATATACAAAGGGAAGCATCCTCGCAAGAGTAAGCGGATCTCATAAAATATATCTTAGTTCGGATTGGAGTCTGCAACTCGACTCCATGAAGTCGGAATCGCTAGTAATCGTAGATCAGAATGCTACGGTGAATACGTTCCCGGGCCTTGTACACACCGCCCGTCACACCATGGGAGTGGGTTGTAAAAGAAGTAAGTAGTTTAACCATTTATTTGGAGGGCGCTTACCACTTTGTGATTCATAACTGGGGTGAAGTCGTAACAAGGTAACCGTAGGGGAACCTGTGGTTGGATCACCTCCTTTACTNNNNNNNNNNNNNNNNNNNNNNNNNNNNNNNNNNNNNNNNNNNNNNNNNNNNNNNNNNNNNNNNNNNNNNNNNNNNNNNNNNNNNNNNNNNNNNNNAGACGATTGTGGGTTGTAAGGTTAAGTAAATAAGCGTATATGACGGATGCCTTGGCAGTCAGAGACGATGAAGGACGTGCTAATCTGCGAAAAGCGTCGATAAGTTGATTTGAAACGTTATTAGTCGACGATATCCGAATGGGGAAACCTAATATATTTAATAATATATTATCGTTATTTGAATATATAGAATAACGAAGTGAACCAGGAGAACTGAAACATCTAAGTATCCTGAGGAAAAGAAATCAATAGAGATTTCCTTAGTAGTGGCGAGCGAACAGGAAATAGCCCAGAGATATACTTGATTATTATATTAATAGAAATGACTGGAAAGTCATACAATATAAGGTGATAGTCCTGTATATGAAAATATATTAATTAAAATCTCAAAGAGTAAAACGAGACACGTGAAATCTTGTTTGAATATAGGGGGATCATCCTCTAAGGCTAAATACTACTGACTGACCGATAGTGAACTAGTACCGTGAGGGAAAGGTGAAAAGAACCCCGGTTAGGGGAGTGAAATAGAACCTGAAATCATATACGTACAAGCAGTAGGAGCATTGTTTTAATAATGTGACTGCGTACCTTTTGTATAATGGGTCAGCGAGTTATATTTTGTAGCAAGGTTAACTGTATAAGGAAGCCGTAGGGAAACCGAGTCTTAAAAGGGCGTTAAGTTGCAAGATATAGACCCGAAACCCGGTGATCTAACCATGAGCAGGTTGAAGGTTTGGTAATTCTTACTGGAGGACCGAACCGACTAATGTTGAAAAATTAGCGGATGACTTGTGGTTAGGGGTGAAAGGCCAATCAAACCGGGAGATAGCTGGTTCTCCCCGAAAGCTATTTAGGTAGCGCCTCGTGTAATTCATTTTCGGGGGTAGAGCTCTGTTTCGGTTAGGGAGTCTTCCAGACTTACCAATCCGATGCAAACTTCAAATACCGAATAATGTTATCACGGGAGACACACAGCGGGTGCTAACGTCCGTTGTGGAGAGGGAAACAACCCAGATCGCTAGCTAAGGTCCCTAAGTTATAATTAAGTGGGAAACGATGTGGGAAGGCATAAACAGCCAGGATGTTGGCTTAGAAGCAGCCATCATTTAAAGAAAGCGTAATAGCTCACTGGTCTAGTCGTCCTGCGCGGAAGATGTAACGGGGCTAAATTATACACCGAAGCTGCGACAATAAAGTTTTTATTTATTGGGTAGGGGAGCGTTCTGTAAGTTGCTGAAGATAAATTGTAAAATTTATTGGAGATATCAGAAGTGCGAATGCTGACATGAGTAACGATAAAATAGGTGAAAAACCTATTCGCCGAAAAACTAAGGGTTCCTATCCAACGATAATCGAGGTAGGGTAAGTCGATACCTAAGATGAGGCTGAAAAGCGTAATCGATGGACAACAGGTTAATATTCCTGTACTTAGTATTATTGTGATGGGGTGACGAAGAAGGTTAAATTATCCAGGTGATGGTTGTCTTGGTTTAAGCGTTTAGGTGAATTACCTAGGAAAATCCGGGTAGTTAATATAAACACTGAGGCGTTATGACGAAGTACTTCATTGTACTTAAGTAATTGATACCATGCTTACAAGAAAAGCCTCTAAGCTTAAATAATATTAAATCGTACTCTAAACCAACACAGGTGGTTAAGTAGAGAATACTAAGGCGTTTGAGAGAACTCGGGTGAAGGAACTAGGCAAAATGGTGCCGTAACTTCGGGAGAAGGCACACTGATATTAGGTGAAGAAATTTACTTTTTAAGCTGAAATCAGTCTAAGATAATAGCTGACTGCAACTGTTTATTAAAAACACAGCACTGTGCAAACACGAAAGTGGACGTATACGGTGTGACGCCTGCCCGGTGCCGGAAGGTTAATTGATGGAGTTATCGTTTACGAAAAGCTCTTGATCGAAGCCCCGGTAAACGGCGGCCGTAACTATAACGGTCCTAAGGTAGCGAAATTCCTTGTCGGGTAAGTTCCGACCTGCACGAATGGCGTAATGATGGTCAGACTGTCTCCACCCGAGACTCAGTGAAATTGAAATTGCTGTGAAGATGCAGTATACCCGCGGCAAGACGGAAAGACCCCGTGAACCTTTACTATAGCTTGATATTGAATAATGAATATTAATGTGTAGGATAGGTGGGAGATAATGAAGTATTAACGCTAGTTAGTATGGAATCGTCCTTGAAATACCACCCTTTAATATTTATTATTCTAACCTAAACCCGTTATCCGGGTTAGAGACAATGTCTGGTAGGTAGTTTGACTGGGGCGGTCTCCTCCTAAAGAGTAACGGAGGAGCACTAAGGTCAGCTAATCACGGTCGGAAATCGTGAGATTAGTGCAAAGGCATAAGCTGGCTTAACTGTGAGAACGACAATTCAAACAGATGCGAAAGCAGGTCTTAGTGATCCGGTGGTTCCATATGACAGGGCCATCGCTCAACGGATAAAAGGTACTCCGGGGATAACAGGCTAATACCGCCCAAGAGTTCATATCGACGGCGGTGTTTGGCACCTCGATGTCGGCTCATCACATCCTGGGGCTGAAGTAGGTCCCAAGGGTATGGCTGTTCGCCATTTAAAGTGGTACGCGAGCTGGGTTTAGAACGTCGTGAGACAGTTCGGTCCCTATCTGTCGTGGGCGTTGGAAGATTGAAAGGGTTTGCTCCTAGTACGAGAGGACCGGAGTGAACGTATCTCTGGTGTTCGGGTTGTCATGCCAATGGCATTGCCCGGTAGCTAAATACGGAAAAGATAAGCGCTGAAAGCATATAAGTGCGAAACTTGCCTTAAGATAAGTCTTCCCTGGATATTTATTTATTTATGAATATCCCTGAAGGGACGTTAAAGACTATGACGTTGATAGGCTGGATGTGTAAGCATAGTGATATGTTGAGCTAACCAGTACTAATAAACACCCGTGAGGCTTAACCTTACAACACCAGAATCGTTTGATCAACTATTAACTTAACTTATTTAAATTAAATTTATCCTGGTATATATAACGCAATGGTACCACCTGATTCCATTCCGAACTCAGAAGTGAAACGTTGTAGTGCCAATGGTAGTGTGAGGTTTCCTCATGTAAGAGTAGGTAAATACCAGGATGAATGATGTGAAAAAAAAATGATTTATAATTATTCTTTAAAAGAATTAAATACATTTGGTATAAATGTTAATGCTTTAAAAATTATAAAAATTAGAAATTTTTTTCAATTATGTGAAATTTGGAAGAAATATACAAAAAAATCAATACCCTGTTTAATTTTAGGTAAAGGTAGTAATGTTCTTTTTTTAAGAAATTTTTGTGGTATTATTTTAATTAATAAAATTAAAGGAATTTACGTAAGTGAATCTAAACAATTCTGGAATTTACATGTAAATTCTGGAGAAAATTGGCATAAATTAGTAAAATATACCATAAAAAAAAAAATGTATGGATTAGAAAATTTAGCTTTGATACCAGGATGTGTAGGTGCTGCACCTATACAAAATATTGGAGCTTATGGAGTAAGTTTAAAAAATTTTTGTCAGTATGTAGATATCGTGAATCCTATTAATAAAGAAATAAAAAGAATAAATAAAGAAGAGTGTTTTTTTAAATATAGAGATAGTATTTTTACAAAGAATATTTATAAAAATCATGTGATAATTTCTTTAGGTTTGTCTTTACCAAAAAAATGGATTCCTCATTTAAATTATAAAGATTTTAAAAATTTTAATTTAGATATTACCCCCCAAAAAATTTTTCATTATATTTCTAATATTAGAAAAAAAAAGATTCCTGACCCCAAAATTTTGGGTAATGCAGGTAGTTTCTTTAAAAATCCATTTGTTTCTGATACATTAGGCTTTAAATTATTAAAAATATTTCCTACTATGCCTTATACTATTAAAAATAATATATTTAAAATATCAGCAGGATGGTTAATTGATCAATGTAAATTAAAAGGATATATACAAAAAGGAGCTATGGTTCATAAAAAACAAGCATTAATAATTATAAATAATTCTAATGCATCTGGTATGGATATATTAAATTTAGCAATTAAAATATATAATATTGTTGGCAATAAATTTGGTATTTGGTTAGAACCAGAAGTTAAAATTATTGATGATTATGGTGAGATAGATCCATCAACTTTTTTTAGTAAAAAAAATTGAATTAAAAATTAAAATATACTAAATATTACTTTAGCTAAAAGTTTTAAATATAGAATATATCGTAAGTAGTCTTTTTTTAATTTATTAAATTAATAATCGAACTAAAATTACTTCTAAAGCTAAAAAATAACCATAAGTGCCTAA contains:
- the murB gene encoding UDP-N-acetylmuramate dehydrogenase; the protein is MIYNYSLKELNTFGINVNALKIIKIRNFFQLCEIWKKYTKKSIPCLILGKGSNVLFLRNFCGIILINKIKGIYVSESKQFWNLHVNSGENWHKLVKYTIKKKMYGLENLALIPGCVGAAPIQNIGAYGVSLKNFCQYVDIVNPINKEIKRINKEECFFKYRDSIFTKNIYKNHVIISLGLSLPKKWIPHLNYKDFKNFNLDITPQKIFHYISNIRKKKIPDPKILGNAGSFFKNPFVSDTLGFKLLKIFPTMPYTIKNNIFKISAGWLIDQCKLKGYIQKGAMVHKKQALIIINNSNASGMDILNLAIKIYNIVGNKFGIWLEPEVKIIDDYGEIDPSTFFSKKN